The Vigna radiata var. radiata cultivar VC1973A unplaced genomic scaffold, Vradiata_ver6 scaffold_2032, whole genome shotgun sequence DNA segment TATCTTACCCTTTATAAAAATCGATAAGGTCTCACCTAATGAAGGACAGCAGAACCAAAAGCttaaatctttcttgaaattttcattcttgttcGTTTAGGTTCAATGTCCAGACTCATAAGGTGAGAGatattatacaaaaacaaagaaaatgaacaaattcTGACAATGGTTAAACTGAAACATTAGAAAAccttaaagaaaattaagatgACAGAGTTTTAGTTACCAAGAAAATCAACTATGAGTCTCCCATCTGTGGCTCTTCCTACTGGTTTCTTGAAGTAAGTCACCCCAAAGGGACCAGATTGAGAAGGAAAAGCTGCCCAAAAGCCACCAGTATCTGAATTTGAATCACCAAAGTTGAAAATTGCTTCAAAATCACACTTGTTCTGACTTGAACCGATAATGCAAAGCAATACAAGGGTAAAAAAGACCAAGAAATTGGAGGATGCCATTGAAGTCATTTTTGTGAGCTTGAAGAAACTGTCCTATGAGATAGTGCTGGACGAATAATGGGTGACCTCTCCTTTTctagttttgtttatttttgcaGTTTTAACTGCATTCACTTTACAATAATGTATCACAATAATTGATATTCATCTTACACATTCCA contains these protein-coding regions:
- the LOC106780569 gene encoding GDSL esterase/lipase At4g01130-like, producing MTSMASSNFLVFFTLVLLCIIGSSQNKCDFEAIFNFGDSNSDTGGFWAAFPSQSGPFGVTYFKKPVGRATDGRLIVDFLAQALGLPFLSPYLQSIGSDYRHGANYATLAST